Within the Stenotrophomonas maltophilia genome, the region CGCAATGGCGGAAGCGCAGGCAGGCCGGCATCATCCATTCCGGCCAGCATCTCGGCCAGCGGCCATTCCTGCAGATCGCCGTAGCGATCGAAGTACTGCAGGCGCTGCACGCCCTCCAGCAGGGCGGCACGCTGCGCAGGCAACAACAGATCCAGCAGTGCAGGCAGGATACGGGTGTCGTACCAGCGCAACAGCATCTCACGACCGCCCTTCTCGGGCACCTTCACCAGATGGAAAGCACGCAACCGCTTCGCGAGATCGTCCAGTTCCAGTGCACTCCACAGCAGGGTCACGCCCGGCCTTTGCGCCCCCATCTGCCGGATCTCCGCATCCAGCTGCGCGTGCACGTCCCTGTCCGTCCAAGCCACCAGCAAGGGAGCAATATCCAGCAGGCCGGCCTCGGCCGTGCCTTCGAACAGTGAGCGATAGCGCGCGCCAAGACGCTCCAGCCGCTCATGGAAGTGCGACCGCTGCGCGCTGTCGATCACGGCGTAACGATTCACACCAGCACTCCCGGCGTGCCCTGGCGCATGGCGTCGAGAATGCAGCTCTTACAGCTGCTGCGCGGGAACTGGGGAAGCGGATAGCCCTGCTGCGCCGGGCCGACGAATGACTTGCTGCCCGCATGCACCTTGATCGTGCCCGGACAGGCGATGGTGATGTTGCCACCGGCAATGGTCAGGCTGGCCCCCCCGGACGTCGCCACGTGGATCGTATTGGCCGCTGCGAGTTCCACCGGCGCCTGCGCGCTGGCCCCGCGCAGAGCGCCACGCGACTGCACGCGCACCCCATCCGCCTGGGACTGGATATCGAGCATTTCAGTGCCGGCCACGACGTCAAGCGCGGTGGGTGTGGCCGCTGCTCCCTCAACCACGGACGCAAGCACGCCGATCGCCTGCCCCGCATGCAGACGGGTCTGCCCCATGGTAACCGTGTCGCTATGACCGCCACTGGCCAACAGCAGGCCTTCACCGCTCCCCCAGTGCACTCCCTGGCCTGCCACCTGCACCAGTCCCTGCGGTGCGGCCAGTCCAAGCAGTGGATCACCCGAATGCGGCACGCGATCCTGCCCAGCATCCGACTTGCGCTCGGTCGCACCACTCTTGCCGATATCGAATCCATCACCGCCCGTGGTGGTGCGTACGCTCGTCAGCAGCGCGGGAACCGGCGACTGATCGGGAACCAGCTCCGAGCGCTTTGGCGCGCGCGCGCCCTCCTGCATCGCCAACGGGCTGGTCAGGTGTGTACGCGCGGCCTGGGTGAAGCGCTCGCCCAGCGTCTGCAGCTGCGCAAGCAGCGCGGAAGGCTGCACCGCCTCGCCCGCAGGTGCCGTCGACCGATGCCCGTACGCCGAGAACCAGGCACCGGCCGTGGCGCGCACCGCGCCCCACGCGTCGCTGCGCAGTTCAAAACCGGTGCCACGCAGGCTGCCGACATAATTGTCTGCCTGATGACGCAGGTGCCCCAGGGTCAGTTGTGACACCTGCTGGCTGCTGGCCAGCTGCGCGCGCAGTTGCTGGTTCGAGTCATCGAACAGCAGATGGTTGGCGCCCTGCCCGCCTTCCCACTCGCGCGAGCGGATACCCCACAGCGCACCGCCCTGCCGATGCGCCTGGTCCCCCATGCCGGCAGCATGCCAGGCCGGCGCCTGGCCGCCACTGAGGTTGGCCTGCGCGCTGCCGCGCATGTCTGCAGCCTGGCCATACAGCGATACGTCGCTCTGGCCGCTTCCGCCGGCTGGCGTCGGTGCCACGCCCGCCTCGCCACGTCCGTTGTACAGGGTGCCCAGCACCAGTGGCCGATCGATATCGCCGTCGAGGAAGCCCACCAGCACTTCCTGACCGATGCGCGGCAGGAACTGGCTGCCCACGCCGGGTCCGGCATAGCGCTGTGCCACGCGCAACCATGCGCTGTCGTTGGCTCCGCCGCCCTCGCCTTCCTGGAAGTGGAAACGCACGCGCACGCGGCCATGGCTGTCTGCGTGCAGGTCCTTGCTGGCGCCTCCGTCGCCGGCAACCACGACAGCGGTCTGGTAACCCGGCACGGTCGGGCGCGGATTCAGCCGTGCGCCACTACCGTCCTGCAGCAGCGGGCGCCACGGCAGGGTGCGATCCACCGCGTCGAAACGGTTGCCATACCCGGTTGCTTCGGCCTGCTGCCAGAGCGCAGCGTCGGCCGGATCGATCGGCGCCACGCCCAGCGCGTCATCGAGGCTTCGTCGCAGATCGGTAGGGAGATTGTTGATGCCGGCATGTTCGACGGCCACCAGCAGCAGCTCAGGCGGTGTCGCACCGGGGGCCTGCTGCAGCCGCAGCCATTGTCCGGACTGGAAGCCGCGAACCGTACCCGACCCCTGCCAGCCACGGCTGTGGGTTTCGCGCGCCTGCGCCTGCAGGCGGGCCTGACGCGCACCGGCGGTACTGTCGCTGAAGGCGTAGGCACCTACCGCATCGTAGTCTTCGCGCGACGATTGGCCACCTCCGCCCTCCATCGGCGACTGTGCCACCAGTGCGCGTACCTGGCGGTAATCATCGCTCTGCAGGCTGATCGAAGTACTGGCCAGGCGCCGACGCAGGCCAATGGCCTGCACGCTGTCACTGGATTCGGTGGCGTCACTGCGATGGAACCGCACGCCTGCAGCCGCGCTGGTGGCATCTTCCGGCAGCGCGACGCTGTCGGCGAAGATCTCCATGCCATTGCCGCAGGGCGCTTCCTCATCGGCGTACAGACGCCAGCCCAGGCCTTCTTCGGCGAGCACGCGCTGCAGGAAATCCAGGTCACTCTCGCGGTACTGCACGCAGTAGCTGCGCACGCGCTGGCCAAGGAAGGCGTCGACGCCCTCGGCCCAGCGCCAGCGCGCGATGCCAGCGTGCCCTGCCAGTACGGCATCGACGATCGCACGCACGCTCTGTTCCTGGAACACGCGGCTGTGCCGAGCATGCTGCAGCCACCACGTCCATGACACCAGCTGCAGCCGGTAGCGCACCAGGCCACCGTCGCTGCCCAGGCAGGAAGCGTCCGCGATCAGGCCGCTGCGCTGCCATTGACCACCATCGGCCATCTGCGCGACCAGTGTCGCACGCGTGCCCGGCAGGGCATCCAGCGCGATATCAGCGCGCGTGGCGAGTACATCGACATCGGTCCAGGCATGTTGGCCGAGCGCATCACCGCCGCGCCACCGCTCCACCGTGCACCCTTCCAGTGCATCGGACCGCAGTCGATACAGGCGTTGCGCGTCACCGAGCCCGGCAACCTGGGTCATCACGTAGTTCAGCTGATCCATGCCAATTCCAGTGTGAAGACGCCTGCACCTACCCGGCGGCGTCGGATTCCAGCCATCAAATCTACCAGATTGCGGTGTTCGTCAAAATCACGACGCCTCGACCACCGTAGAAGTGGGTTGTTCGTCACATAACTGACGGCATTCCGTATTCAGGCATGCCTGGACGGACCAATCCCGCGACCGCGTTCACATCGGCGGGCTAGAATCGCCCACAGTCCCCAACGAGACCCGCCATGCTGGATCAGGAAGCCCTGCTGGCCCCGATTTCGGAACACGCCCCGACCGGTGAAGACCTGTCGTTCTCGGCTGAATTCGATCGGATCATCGAAAACCGTCGTGCCGACGACCCGACCCTGGACCAGGGGGCGTGGCAGACCGACATCAAGTACGCTGACTGGAGCAGCGTGCTGCGCGATGCCACCGACCTGCTGCAGACCCGGACCAAGGACCTGCGGCTGGCAGGCTGGCTCAGCGAAGCCGCCACCCAGCTGGAAGGATTCCAGGGCCTCGCCGCTGGCTACCGGCTCACCGCCGGCCTGTGCGACCGCTACTGGGATGACGTGCATCCGCAGGCACCTGACGGCGATTTTGAAGAGCGCATCGGCAACCTGAGCTGGTTGCTGACCAACTCGCTGCAATGGCTGCGCTCCGTGCCGATTGCCGTCGCGCCGCAGGGGCGTTTCAGCCTCGCCGACTTCGAGCATGCCCATGCCCGTGCCAACAGCGGCGAAGAGGATGACGGCCGCCCTGGTCTGGACATTCTCACTGCCGCCCGCCGCGATACCCAGCACGGGTTCTACCGGCAGCTGGCCGACGACCTGCCCGACTGCAGCCAGGCCCTGGCCGAACTGCAGGCCGCGGTCGACAACCGCCTGGGGCTGGATGGCCCAAGCTTCAGCGCGGTGCGTGAGCAGCTTGAACACCTGCAGCGCACCGTGCTGCGCTTCGCACGCGAAGCCGGGGTGTTGCTCGATGGCGAAACCGAAGCCTCCTCCGACGATTTTGAAGATGCATCGTTCGGCCATGAGGCGCCCGCGTCCGAAGCGGCCCCGGTGACAGTACCGCGTGGCCCTGCGGGCGCACCCGGCTCGCGCAAGGAAGCGCTGCAGCAGCTGCGCCAGGTCGCTGAGTTCTTCCGTCGGACCGAACCGCACAGCCCCGTGGCCTATCTCGCCGAGAAGGCCGCACGCTGGGGCGAGATGCCGCTGCATGTCTGGCTCAAGCGCGTCATCAAGGACCACGGCACGCTGGAACAGATGGAAGAGATGCTGGACGTCAATCCAGAAGACTGATCTGCCTGCGGATCACGCTCATGCGGGGATCGGGACTGGCCCAATCCCCGTCATGTTTACTGGATCTTGAACTCGATGCGCCGATTGCGTGCGCGGCCATCGTTGCTGGTGTTGTCCGCCACCGGCTCGTCCGGTCCCTTGCCGACGACATCCATGTGGCTGCCCGGAATGCCCTTGGACACCATGTAGTTCTTCACCGACAGCGCACGCGCGTGGCTGAGCGCCAGGTTCGATTCGCGCTGCCCGACATTGTCGGTATGGCCGATGATCAGGAAACGGCTGTCCGGCATCTGCGCCATCTTGGCGACCATCTCGTCGAGGATGCTCATGCCAAACGGGGTCAGACGCGCACTGCCACTCTGGAATTCGATGATGCGGTTGGCCAGCGTCTGGTCCAGCACGTTCTGCTGCGAGCCGACCTTCAGCGCGTTGGTCACGGTGTAACTGGTATTGCTGGCCAGACTCAGGTCGCTGGCCACCTGCTGCCGCAGCGCTTCGTTGCCGACCTCACCGGTGATCCGCACTGCCTGTCCGTTCACTTCCAGCTTGCCGGGCGACACCCGCTTCAAGCCGGGATTGATCATGCCCGCCACGTAATCGCCCCAGTTCGGCGGGGTCGCGATCGTCTCGACCTGGATGCGGTCGACCACGCGCTCGGCGCCATACACGGCACGCAGATTGTTCAGCAGCTTGGCCTTGGTCGCCTGGTCAGGCACCACGCCTTCGATCACCACCGGTCGTTCGGTGGCAGCCTGTGCCGCAGCAGGCGCGTTCTGCGCGGCCAGCGGCACGGCTGCGAGCAGCAGCGGCAACGCAAGGGAGAGAGGGTTGCACAAGCGCATCATCAGGTTCCCAGGAAAGTCTCGCCGAACAGCTTGCGTGCGGTGGCCAGGGCCAGATCGTCACGGTCGAGGAAGCTGCCGAAGCGGTTGAGGTTGTAATCGCCGCGCAGATAGTCGTCCACCCATTCCGAATGCTGGATCCGGATCAGGAAGTCGCCGGCTTCCGCCGGGTCCAGCACCGCACGCAGCACCTGGCGGTCGGCGCCGTTGAAACCGACGATCATGCTCGGCGCAGCGTCGTTGCGGATCAGCACCGCCAGTTCGAAATCGCCGCGGGAGACGAAGCTGGACAGCAGATCCAGCCAGAATGCCGCCACCAGTGGGCGATAGGCCGGGTCACGGACCAGCGGAAACACCAGCGCCTTGTCGATGTTGACATCGCCCCCGCTGAGCACCGGCTGCAGCAGCAGGCCCAGTGCCGGCAGCACCTGTCGCAGCGCCACCTCGCCGTGACCGGAATCGCGCAGGCGCGACTCGAGGTCTGCCACGGAGGTGCTCTCCAGGAAGTCCTGGAAGCTGCCGTTGTAGTCACCGGGATCGGTGCTGATGCTGAAACGTGCGTCCGCCAGCTGCGCCAGCGCCTGCGCCGCGTCGCTTTCCTGGTAGGCCTGGCGTGCCAGGCGGGCCAGCCCTGACCAGGCGTTGGACATCGCCAGCGGGCTGCGGCCGATGAACGGCAACGGTTCCGGCGCATCCAGGCGCAGCGCGGACAGCAGCGGGAAGCGGCGTTCGGAGGAATCGCGGCTGGCCAGGAAGTGCCCGCACAGCACCATCTTGCTGCGAGAACCCAGGAACGCGTAGTGGATCTCCGGTGCCTCGTCGTAGCGCTGCTTCCAGTCCGGGCTCTGGCTCAGCAGTTCCAGGCTCTCGCCCGCCCACCGGTCCAGCCAGCCCAGCAGTTGGTGATTGTCGGCCGCACGGACGAAATCACCGCGCGACGGCACCTTGCCGAAGTAGGAAACTCCGGCGCTGACGACGCGGCTCATTGCGCACCTCCCGTGGTCTGCGCCGCAGCAGGCGCGGTGGCCGCCGGCGCGGGCGCGGCAGGGGTACCACCGGCCACCCGCTCGGGAAGCTGCAGGCCACGCTGCCAGTCACCGCCGCCCTCGCTGCCGCTGCCGGCCCGGCGGACGATGCGCATTTCCACCGTCACGGCCACACCATTGCCGTTCCAGGTGATACGGCTGGAATCATCCAGCCGCTCGTATTCGCCTTCGGCCATCAGGCGGTTGAAGCCGTTCGCGCCCGGTGCACTGAATACCTCCACGGTACGACCATCGCCGGTCACCGCCGTGATCTTCACGCCCGGCACCTGACCCGCGTTCGGGTACTGCATGGTGGTCCACTGCGGCGGGGTATTGCGATAACGAAGCACCTGGCCATCGATCTCGATGCTGTACTCCAGCGCGCCGGCAGCCGGCGACGGCAGGATCTCGAAGATCGTGGTGTCCTGCGCCGCGCCGGCGGCAGAGCCGCTCACCCAGTTGCCATAGTTGGCAACCAGCTCAGCCGACAGGTTCACACCCTGCCCTGCCCAGCGGCGGGTCTCCAGCAGCGGACCGCGCTGGATCACCAGCGTGCCGAGCGCGTCCTTGTTGAAGGCGGCAATGCTGCCACTGGCACCGAAGATGCCGGCGATGTCGCTCGGTGCGGCATCCACATCCGAGTTGAGGTTGAACGGGTACTGCTGCCCGATGCGTGCCTTGAACGGGTCATAGACCTGCGCCTTCCAGGTCTTGTTGACCTCATCTTCGGTCGGCGGGATCAGGGCGCTGAAGGTCTGGGTCAACGGGCGCAGCAGCAGCGGGCGCAGGGCTTCACGCTGCTTCTCGTCCAGCCCGGTCAGTACCTGCTCGTCGACCAGCGCCAGGCCCGCGCTCAGTTCGGAGCCTTCATTGCTGAAGGTGTCCTGCATCAGCTTGCGGGTGCCCACGCCGATTTCGCCCTGGCTCTTGATGGCATTCAGGCGCGCACGCAGTTTGCCCAGTGTCTCGAAGTAGGCCGTGATCACTGCCGGCTGATCGCCGCGCTCACTGGTGAGCCGCGCGATGCCTTCGAACGCCTTGCCGATCGGACCCACCGGCTGCGCGGCGGCCGTCGCTGCCGGGTCCTTGCGCAGGATGGTGCGCTGGAACCAGGCCACGAAGCCCTTGCGCGCCTTGCTCGAACGCGCCTGCGCCGGCGGGTTGTCCCATACCGTCTCCTCGTTGATGCGCTCCAGCAGAACACGGAGCGGCGAGTTGCCGGGATCACCCAGCTTGTTGATGCGGGCCACCGCCTCGTCGAACGTACTGAACTCGGCCACGCTCAGGCCCTGCACGAACTTGCTCCACTCGCGCGCGTAGTCGTTCTTGTACAGGGTCACCAGCTCGCGCGAGACATGCTCGGGGCTGCCGGCCAGCGACAGATCGCTCTGCTCGGTGGTACCCAGCACCCAGTCGGTGGTGCTCAGCTGGGTATTGGCTGCTTCCTTGATCGCATCCTTTACGTACTCTTCCCACGCCTTGCGCGTGAACGCACCGGAAATCGCATAGCTGCCGTTGATCAGGCGCCCGTTGCGCTCCACACCCACCAGGCTGTCGACGGTGGTGGTTCCGAAGCGGGCGCCGGCACGTGCCTTGATCTGCGCGTACACGCGCTCCATCGCCGGCTGCCCCTTCATCACCTGCCCCAGCGCCTGGCGCGTGTCGGACACCAGCGTGACCTTGTTCTGTATCTGCGGCCAGCTGGGCTGGCCCGCCTGCGCCACGTAGAAGGTCATCAGCTTCTCGGCCGCGCGCACCATCTCCTCACGGCTCATCTGGCCGCGGTTGGCCTCCAGCCAGGTGCGCCAGAACAGGGTCAGCTGCTGCGACAGGTGAGCACCTTCGACGTACTTCGGGTTACCCAGCATCAGGTAGGTCTTCAGTGCGTTGTACGCATCGTTGGTACTGGTCGGCGATGCGTTCTGATACAGCACCTCGCTCTCGGCGGCAGCGCTGCTGCCCTGGCCAAGCTTGTCGCGCTCGGCGACCACCTGGCCGAGATAGTTCTCCAGATTGGAGACGGTCGGCGCCAGCATCACCTGCTGCATGCCGTGGTTGTACTCACGCAGCAGCTTCTCGCGGATCGCGGTGCCCTGGTACAGGCCCAGATGGGTGGTGATGCCGCCCTCCTTGCCATAACGGTCCAGCTGCTCCATGCGATCCTGCAGCAGAAGCAAGGCATCGATGCGCGACTTCAGGTCCATGCGGTCCTTCTGCACGCGCACGGCCTGATCCAGGTCCTTGGTGGCATTGGCCACCAGCTGGGCATTGGTGGTGTACGACCAGGTCCACAGGCCCAGCGCCAGCGCCAGCACACCCACTGCGCCCAGGAACACGCCATAGCGCAGCCGGTTCTGGTGCGGGCTGGAATACTGCCGGACCAGTTCCTTGTCGGCGAAGATCACCTTGCGGAACAGGTCCTTGAGGAAGAACGCGGTATGGCCGGTCGGCGCCTCATCGACATTGGACCCGCGCTCCAGGTTGAACTGGCGGCCGACGCGTTCGGACGCGTGATGCACCGAACGGCCTTCCTGCAGTGCGCTGGAGAAGTAGAAGCCACGGAACACCGGCTTGAACTGGTAGGGGTTGTCCTCGAACAGCGTAGCGATGAAGGTGCGCAGCGCCGGCTTGATGCCGACGAACTCCAGCGGCAACGACAGCAGCCCAGGCGAGACTTCACGGCCACGCTGCATCGCCATGTGGGTCAGGCTCATTTCCTTGATGCCTTCGGCCAGCTCGTCGAAATGGCTGTCGAATGCCGCCAGCGCGTCGCCCTGCTGATGCACGTCGAACGGCAGCGTCGCACCCCACACATGCTCGCGCTCGCCGGGATCGAGGTTGCGGAAGAACTCGCTGAAACCGGCGATGAGGTCGGCCTTGGTGAACAGCACGTACACCGGCGCGAACACTTCCAGCCGCTCGGTGATTTCCTGCACGCGCTGGCGCAGGTTCTTGGCCAGCTCGATCGCGAACTCCGGCTTGCTGCCGGACAGCTCGGCCAGGCTGGCGGCGATGATCACGCCGTTGATCGGTGCGCGCGGGCGGTTCTTCTTCAGCAGGCCGAGGAAGGTCAGCCACTCCATGCGGTCCTCGACGCTGACCGAGTAGCGGCCAGCGGTGTCGAGCACGATACCGTTGGTGGTGAAGTACCAGTCGCAGTTGCGGGTACCACCGATGCCCTGCACCACGTTGCCGCGGTTGTCCTCGAACGGGAACTGCAGGCCGGAATTGAGGATGGCCGTACTCTTGCCCGCAGCCGGATTGCCGATGATCACGTACCACGGCAGCTCGTACAGCGCGGCGTTGCCCTTCAGCACGCCCATCCGCGAGGACTTGATCTGCTTGACCGCGTCCATCATGCGCGTGCGCAGCGCCTCGGTATCGGCACGCTGGGCGGGTTGAGCGGTGGCTACCGCCTTGTCCGCCTCATCCTTGACCATCGCCTCCACGCGCTTGGCCGCGCGACGGGCCAGGATCCGCTTCACGATCCAGACCAGCAGCGCCAGCACCAGCAGGCCGGCCAGCACGATGGCCACCCAGATGCCGATCTGCCGTGCTTCGGCCTCACCGTAGTGGGCCAGCGCAGCGGCACCGACCAGGCCGAGCACCATCCAGAGACGGTAGTCGCGCAGGTAGTAGCTGAAATTGCTCAAACTCATGCAGGGATCCAGGAAGTCAGGGGGCCGACGGCGCATCGGCCGCCTGCGTCGGGGAAGGAAGAGGGTCGACCAGGCCGAACAGTCGCTGCTGGTTGTCGGCCACGCCGAGCAACAGCACCGGCTCGGCCTGGCGGTCAAGCTGTGCGCGGGCCAGTGCCAGCTGCGCCAACGGCAGCACCGGGCCCAGTTCGCCTGCGCTGATCGCCAGCGCCAGGCTCTGCGGACTGAAGTCCAGGTCGGGAGCCAGCGACGCCGTGATGGCGGCGGCATCGACCATCAGATCGCCCCGGTGATCGGCATCATGCAGCACGAACTGGGCCTGTGCGCCCTCCAGGCCCAGCGTCTGCTGCCACTGCGCAGCGAGCGTCGCCAGCTGACGGCGCTGTTCGGCCGGCCGGGTTGCCTCGATCTGCTCGGCGCGTACCAGTTGCGGGCGCCACAGCCGCGCGTCGCCTTCATGGGCAACGCCCCGGCTCGCCAGCAGGACGCCGGCAGCACCCTCGCCCGGTATGCGGCCATCCGGATTCTGTGCGGTTGCCAGCACACCGGAGGACTGCCATGAGGAAACGATGGCGGCATCGATCGAAGAAGACGCGGACACCAGCAGGTGCCAGCGTGGCTCGCCCTGATCCAGTGCGTCGATCACCCGTTGCAGGTGCGGCCACACCTCGCGTGCGCCGTCCAGCGAGGTGACCCGGACATCGAAGCGGCGCGCATCGATGCCTGCCAT harbors:
- a CDS encoding DUF4123 domain-containing protein, which produces MNRYAVIDSAQRSHFHERLERLGARYRSLFEGTAEAGLLDIAPLLVAWTDRDVHAQLDAEIRQMGAQRPGVTLLWSALELDDLAKRLRAFHLVKVPEKGGREMLLRWYDTRILPALLDLLLPAQRAALLEGVQRLQYFDRYGDLQEWPLAEMLAGMDDAGLPALPPLRLDEDQYTRLLDACEPDVAIAQLRRVIPDEIKRVPYRSLYPFVVDLMQDTIAHGVNQVDDHVQYLLLALYTSGACRGHPAVQARFAQPAGSCEVPFADWASALPEDIWTTGVPLWDHTASPLQAEPAPSWT
- a CDS encoding type VI secretion system Vgr family protein, which translates into the protein MDQLNYVMTQVAGLGDAQRLYRLRSDALEGCTVERWRGGDALGQHAWTDVDVLATRADIALDALPGTRATLVAQMADGGQWQRSGLIADASCLGSDGGLVRYRLQLVSWTWWLQHARHSRVFQEQSVRAIVDAVLAGHAGIARWRWAEGVDAFLGQRVRSYCVQYRESDLDFLQRVLAEEGLGWRLYADEEAPCGNGMEIFADSVALPEDATSAAAGVRFHRSDATESSDSVQAIGLRRRLASTSISLQSDDYRQVRALVAQSPMEGGGGQSSREDYDAVGAYAFSDSTAGARQARLQAQARETHSRGWQGSGTVRGFQSGQWLRLQQAPGATPPELLLVAVEHAGINNLPTDLRRSLDDALGVAPIDPADAALWQQAEATGYGNRFDAVDRTLPWRPLLQDGSGARLNPRPTVPGYQTAVVVAGDGGASKDLHADSHGRVRVRFHFQEGEGGGANDSAWLRVAQRYAGPGVGSQFLPRIGQEVLVGFLDGDIDRPLVLGTLYNGRGEAGVAPTPAGGSGQSDVSLYGQAADMRGSAQANLSGGQAPAWHAAGMGDQAHRQGGALWGIRSREWEGGQGANHLLFDDSNQQLRAQLASSQQVSQLTLGHLRHQADNYVGSLRGTGFELRSDAWGAVRATAGAWFSAYGHRSTAPAGEAVQPSALLAQLQTLGERFTQAARTHLTSPLAMQEGARAPKRSELVPDQSPVPALLTSVRTTTGGDGFDIGKSGATERKSDAGQDRVPHSGDPLLGLAAPQGLVQVAGQGVHWGSGEGLLLASGGHSDTVTMGQTRLHAGQAIGVLASVVEGAAATPTALDVVAGTEMLDIQSQADGVRVQSRGALRGASAQAPVELAAANTIHVATSGGASLTIAGGNITIACPGTIKVHAGSKSFVGPAQQGYPLPQFPRSSCKSCILDAMRQGTPGVLV
- the tssA gene encoding type VI secretion system protein TssA, whose amino-acid sequence is MLDQEALLAPISEHAPTGEDLSFSAEFDRIIENRRADDPTLDQGAWQTDIKYADWSSVLRDATDLLQTRTKDLRLAGWLSEAATQLEGFQGLAAGYRLTAGLCDRYWDDVHPQAPDGDFEERIGNLSWLLTNSLQWLRSVPIAVAPQGRFSLADFEHAHARANSGEEDDGRPGLDILTAARRDTQHGFYRQLADDLPDCSQALAELQAAVDNRLGLDGPSFSAVREQLEHLQRTVLRFAREAGVLLDGETEASSDDFEDASFGHEAPASEAAPVTVPRGPAGAPGSRKEALQQLRQVAEFFRRTEPHSPVAYLAEKAARWGEMPLHVWLKRVIKDHGTLEQMEEMLDVNPED
- a CDS encoding OmpA family protein; the encoded protein is MRLCNPLSLALPLLLAAVPLAAQNAPAAAQAATERPVVIEGVVPDQATKAKLLNNLRAVYGAERVVDRIQVETIATPPNWGDYVAGMINPGLKRVSPGKLEVNGQAVRITGEVGNEALRQQVASDLSLASNTSYTVTNALKVGSQQNVLDQTLANRIIEFQSGSARLTPFGMSILDEMVAKMAQMPDSRFLIIGHTDNVGQRESNLALSHARALSVKNYMVSKGIPGSHMDVVGKGPDEPVADNTSNDGRARNRRIEFKIQ
- the tagF gene encoding type VI secretion system-associated protein TagF; its protein translation is MSRVVSAGVSYFGKVPSRGDFVRAADNHQLLGWLDRWAGESLELLSQSPDWKQRYDEAPEIHYAFLGSRSKMVLCGHFLASRDSSERRFPLLSALRLDAPEPLPFIGRSPLAMSNAWSGLARLARQAYQESDAAQALAQLADARFSISTDPGDYNGSFQDFLESTSVADLESRLRDSGHGEVALRQVLPALGLLLQPVLSGGDVNIDKALVFPLVRDPAYRPLVAAFWLDLLSSFVSRGDFELAVLIRNDAAPSMIVGFNGADRQVLRAVLDPAEAGDFLIRIQHSEWVDDYLRGDYNLNRFGSFLDRDDLALATARKLFGETFLGT
- the tssM gene encoding type VI secretion system membrane subunit TssM, with product MSLSNFSYYLRDYRLWMVLGLVGAAALAHYGEAEARQIGIWVAIVLAGLLVLALLVWIVKRILARRAAKRVEAMVKDEADKAVATAQPAQRADTEALRTRMMDAVKQIKSSRMGVLKGNAALYELPWYVIIGNPAAGKSTAILNSGLQFPFEDNRGNVVQGIGGTRNCDWYFTTNGIVLDTAGRYSVSVEDRMEWLTFLGLLKKNRPRAPINGVIIAASLAELSGSKPEFAIELAKNLRQRVQEITERLEVFAPVYVLFTKADLIAGFSEFFRNLDPGEREHVWGATLPFDVHQQGDALAAFDSHFDELAEGIKEMSLTHMAMQRGREVSPGLLSLPLEFVGIKPALRTFIATLFEDNPYQFKPVFRGFYFSSALQEGRSVHHASERVGRQFNLERGSNVDEAPTGHTAFFLKDLFRKVIFADKELVRQYSSPHQNRLRYGVFLGAVGVLALALGLWTWSYTTNAQLVANATKDLDQAVRVQKDRMDLKSRIDALLLLQDRMEQLDRYGKEGGITTHLGLYQGTAIREKLLREYNHGMQQVMLAPTVSNLENYLGQVVAERDKLGQGSSAAAESEVLYQNASPTSTNDAYNALKTYLMLGNPKYVEGAHLSQQLTLFWRTWLEANRGQMSREEMVRAAEKLMTFYVAQAGQPSWPQIQNKVTLVSDTRQALGQVMKGQPAMERVYAQIKARAGARFGTTTVDSLVGVERNGRLINGSYAISGAFTRKAWEEYVKDAIKEAANTQLSTTDWVLGTTEQSDLSLAGSPEHVSRELVTLYKNDYAREWSKFVQGLSVAEFSTFDEAVARINKLGDPGNSPLRVLLERINEETVWDNPPAQARSSKARKGFVAWFQRTILRKDPAATAAAQPVGPIGKAFEGIARLTSERGDQPAVITAYFETLGKLRARLNAIKSQGEIGVGTRKLMQDTFSNEGSELSAGLALVDEQVLTGLDEKQREALRPLLLRPLTQTFSALIPPTEDEVNKTWKAQVYDPFKARIGQQYPFNLNSDVDAAPSDIAGIFGASGSIAAFNKDALGTLVIQRGPLLETRRWAGQGVNLSAELVANYGNWVSGSAAGAAQDTTIFEILPSPAAGALEYSIEIDGQVLRYRNTPPQWTTMQYPNAGQVPGVKITAVTGDGRTVEVFSAPGANGFNRLMAEGEYERLDDSSRITWNGNGVAVTVEMRIVRRAGSGSEGGGDWQRGLQLPERVAGGTPAAPAPAATAPAAAQTTGGAQ